The following is a genomic window from Opitutus sp. GAS368.
TTCATAAAATGGAAGAGGGACGGTTAACCACGAATGGACACGAATTCACACGAATTCACACGAATGCAGCCGAGGTGAATGAGATCGATTCGTGTTCATTGGTGTCCATTCGTGGTTCAAAGATTGTTCAGCCGAAACGGCCCGAGACGTAGGCCTCGGTCTGGGGGTTGGCGGGATTCATGAAGATGGTGCGGGTATCGGCGTATTCGATGAGTTTGCCGAGATAAAAGAAGGCCGTGCGGTCCGAGCAGCGCGCGGCCTGCTGCATGTTGTGCGTCACGATGACGATGGTGAACGACTTCTTCAACTCGTGGATCAGCTCCTCGACCTTGGCGGTGGCGATGGGGTCGAGGGCCGAGCAGGGCTCGTCCATCAGGATGATCTCGGGCTCGACCGCGATGGCGCGGGCGATGCAGAGGCGCTGCTGCTGGCCGCCCGACATGCCGAGCGCGCTCTCGTGCAGGCGGTCCTTCACCTCGTCCCACAGCGCCGCGCCGCGCAGGCTGCGCTCGACGACCTCGTCCAGCCGGGCCTTGTTCTTCTGGCCCTGGATGCGCAGACCGTAGGTGATGTTCTCGTAAATGGACTTGGGAAAGGGATTGGACTTCTGGAAAACCATGCCGACCCGCTTCCGCAGCTCGATGACGTCGACCCGCGGATCGTAGATGTTGACGCCGTCGATCCGGATCTGGCCCGCGGACACGTGCGCGCCGTCGATCAGGTCGTTCATCCGGTTGAGACAGCGCAGCAGCGTGCTCTTTCCGCAACCCGAGGGTCCGATGAAGGCGGTCACCTGCCGTTCCTGGATGTTGAGGGTGATGTCGTGCAGCGCCCGCGACGGGCCGTAGTTGAAATCGACGTCGTCGATCTCGATGACGGCGCGGGCGGCGGGATTGACCGGGGCCGCGGGGGCCACGGACACCGGGCGGGGCGCGGCGGGGGGAACAACGGGTTCGGGCATGGCGAGGGTGGTTACCATTTGTAGCGTTTGCGGAGCCGCTGGCGCAGGATGACCGCGGTCATCGCGATGGCGGCGACGGTGAACAGGAACACAAAGGCCGTGCCGTATTGCACGTCCCGCGTGTATTCGTTTTGCGGGATCTTGGAGGCGACGACGTAGATGTGATACGGCAGCGCCATGACCCCCTGGAAGATGAAGTCGGTCCACTTCTGCACCTGCCAGGGCAGCTCGTCGCGCATGACGAACGCCGCGGTGAACATGATCGGCGCGGTCTCGCCGGCCACGCGGGCGATGGCGAGCACGGAGGAGGTCAGGATGCCCGGGAGGGCGTAGGGCAGGACGTTGGTCACGATGGTCTGGAACTTCGTGGCCCCGAGCGCCAGCGAGCCCTCCCGGTAGCCCTTGGGCACGCCCTTGAGCGACTCCTCGGACGCCGTGATGATGATCGGCAGCACCATGAAGGCCAGGGTCAGCCAGCCGGCCAGCAGCGAGACATTCCAGCCGAAGAACTGGATCGCGCCGATCTTGAAACCCACGACAAACAGGCCGAAACCGAACAGGCCGAAGACAATCGAGGGCACGCCCGCGAGGTTGATGATCGACAGCCGGAGGAAGCGGATGAAGGGGCCGTCGAGGGCGTATTCGCTCAGGTAGATGGCGCTCATCACCCCCAGCACGAGCGCGATGATGATCGAGCCGAGCACCAGCAGCACCGTGCCGACGATGTTGGGGAAGATGCCGCCGGCGGAATAGACGTAGGTCTCCACCGCCACGCCCTTCAGTTCCGCGGCATGCGTCGCCTTGAACTCGCGGAAGGCCCGGTCCCCCATGCTCTGCTTCCGGCCGCCGAGTTCGAAGACGTTGAGGGTCTCGGGCGCCTGGGTCAGGAACGGCACGTTGATGAACGGGGCGTGCCGCTGGAAAATCACGCTGCCGCCCTTGCTCCCGATGTCCCAGAAGATGAAGGCGGCGCACAGCAGCACAAAGTAGGTGCACAGGCGGAGCAGCCAGAAGACGCCCTTTTCCACCCGCTTGGCGGGCGTGGGCCGGCCGAAGATGGCCTGCGCGGTGGTGGGCGGGGGCGTCATCCGATGGAGATCCGGTAGCGGCGCACGATTTTTTGCGCCAGCCAGTTGATGAGCATGGAAATCAGGAACAGCACCACGCCGACCATGAACAGCGCCCGGTAATGGATGCTGTTGCGCACCACCTCGCCCATCTCCTGCGCGATGATGCCCGTCATCGTGTGCACGGGCTGGAAGATGACCCCCAGCCCGGCGGACAGGTCGGGCGTCTGGATGCGGTTGCCCGCGCACAGCAACACGACCATGGTCTCGCCGACCACGCGGCCGAAGCCGAGCAGGATGGCCGCCACGATGCCGGAGAGCGCCGCCGGCACGGTGATGTGGATGATCGTCTGCAGCCGGGTCGCGCCGAGGGCGAACGAAGCCTCCTTGAAGGAGCGCGGCACGTTGTTGATGGCGTCCTCCGCCAGCGAGAAGATCGTCGGGATGGCCATGAGCGCGAGCAGGCAGGCGGCGGTGGTGGCATTCAGGCGCTCCGCCATCGGAAAGCCCGGCACCCAGTCGAACGCGGGGTTCTGGGAAAAGCGGCGCAGGGTCTCGCCCAGCATGGCGATGCCGAAGAAGCCGAGTACCACGCTGGGAATGGCCGAGATGAACTCGATATAGGGCTTGATGACCTTCAGTTCCCAGGGCCTGGCCACCTGGTTGACGTAGATCGCCGCGGCGACCCCCAGCGGCAGCGCAATCATCATGGCGATGAAGGCGATGAGCAGCGAGCCGCTGAGCAGCGGAATGATGCCATACCAGTCCTGCCAGAAGCTGGCGGTGACCCATTCGCGGCCGAAGGCAAAGGCGTTGAGCGCCTCCAGCCAGCTGATCGGCTTGGCCTGGTCCCAGGCCGCCATCTTTTGCGTAACCGCCTCCACTTCCTTGAAATAGCCCTGCACAAAACCCTGGAACTTCTCCATGCGCCGGTTCAGCACGGCATCGCTGAACTTCGGCGCCTGCACCATGAGTGCCTGGATCGCCGCGATCTGGCCGGCATTGGCGGCGGCAATGTCGGGCCGGAGGGCCAGCAGGGGTTTGATCTCGGCTTGGAAATCCACCGTCTCGATCTTGATGGCATCGGCCTCCTTCTGCAGCTCGGCGGCCCGCTCGGGCGGGGCGCCAGCCATGGCCGCCAGCAGGTTCTGCTTCGCGACCGTCAGGTCTTCGGCCACCTTCTGGCGCTCTTTCACGCCGGTGGCGAGGTCGGTCATGGTGCCCAGCAGGGTCTCCTGCTCGTTGATGGTGTCGGCGAACTTGTTCGCGAACGCATCAAAGTCCGCCAGCCGCGCCATGGCGGCGGCCGGGGCCAGCCCCTCCTTCTTCATCAGCAGGTCGAGCTGCTGCGTCCGCAGGCTGGCCAGATAACGCGACATCGTGCTGTGGGCGGTGACCTGGCCGCGATACAGGTCGACATACTCCAGCCCCGCGAGCCGGTAGACGGCCAGGTTCGCGTGGTTCATCGGAATGAAGCCCACCGCATCCCGGAAAATCGTGAAGGTAATCAGCCCCAACACGATGATTGAGATCGTGGCGTTCCCCTGGAAGACATATTTGACGAACTGGTCGCCGGTCAGGCCGAAAAACCAGCCGCGCCGCTTCCGCAGCAGGATCTCGCGGGTGGCCATGCGGGGAAGCGGAGGGCTGTCGGTGGTGGCAGGCATGACCAAGTGGGCGCGGTCAGCATCGGGCCGGCCCTGGGGGCCGGTCAACCGATGCATGTTACGGTTGGGTTACAAAAGAGACCGCCCGCAGTCCGGGCATGGGCTGCGGGCGGTATGGGACACACTACCGTCGTCCGCTCAGTTCAGCGGGCGAACCGGGACGAAACCGACCTTGCGGACGATCTTCTGGCCCGCATCGCTGAGG
Proteins encoded in this region:
- the pstB gene encoding phosphate ABC transporter ATP-binding protein PstB, whose product is MPEPVVPPAAPRPVSVAPAAPVNPAARAVIEIDDVDFNYGPSRALHDITLNIQERQVTAFIGPSGCGKSTLLRCLNRMNDLIDGAHVSAGQIRIDGVNIYDPRVDVIELRKRVGMVFQKSNPFPKSIYENITYGLRIQGQKNKARLDEVVERSLRGAALWDEVKDRLHESALGMSGGQQQRLCIARAIAVEPEIILMDEPCSALDPIATAKVEELIHELKKSFTIVIVTHNMQQAARCSDRTAFFYLGKLIEYADTRTIFMNPANPQTEAYVSGRFG
- the pstA gene encoding phosphate ABC transporter permease PstA encodes the protein MTPPPTTAQAIFGRPTPAKRVEKGVFWLLRLCTYFVLLCAAFIFWDIGSKGGSVIFQRHAPFINVPFLTQAPETLNVFELGGRKQSMGDRAFREFKATHAAELKGVAVETYVYSAGGIFPNIVGTVLLVLGSIIIALVLGVMSAIYLSEYALDGPFIRFLRLSIINLAGVPSIVFGLFGFGLFVVGFKIGAIQFFGWNVSLLAGWLTLAFMVLPIIITASEESLKGVPKGYREGSLALGATKFQTIVTNVLPYALPGILTSSVLAIARVAGETAPIMFTAAFVMRDELPWQVQKWTDFIFQGVMALPYHIYVVASKIPQNEYTRDVQYGTAFVFLFTVAAIAMTAVILRQRLRKRYKW
- the pstC gene encoding phosphate ABC transporter permease subunit PstC produces the protein MPATTDSPPLPRMATREILLRKRRGWFFGLTGDQFVKYVFQGNATISIIVLGLITFTIFRDAVGFIPMNHANLAVYRLAGLEYVDLYRGQVTAHSTMSRYLASLRTQQLDLLMKKEGLAPAAAMARLADFDAFANKFADTINEQETLLGTMTDLATGVKERQKVAEDLTVAKQNLLAAMAGAPPERAAELQKEADAIKIETVDFQAEIKPLLALRPDIAAANAGQIAAIQALMVQAPKFSDAVLNRRMEKFQGFVQGYFKEVEAVTQKMAAWDQAKPISWLEALNAFAFGREWVTASFWQDWYGIIPLLSGSLLIAFIAMMIALPLGVAAAIYVNQVARPWELKVIKPYIEFISAIPSVVLGFFGIAMLGETLRRFSQNPAFDWVPGFPMAERLNATTAACLLALMAIPTIFSLAEDAINNVPRSFKEASFALGATRLQTIIHITVPAALSGIVAAILLGFGRVVGETMVVLLCAGNRIQTPDLSAGLGVIFQPVHTMTGIIAQEMGEVVRNSIHYRALFMVGVVLFLISMLINWLAQKIVRRYRISIG